A section of the Blastocatellia bacterium genome encodes:
- a CDS encoding pirin family protein produces the protein MKVRASNERGRTEIDWLDSYHSFSFNYYHDPQHIHFRSLRVINEDYVKAGAGFAPHSHQNMEIITYILSGELAHKDSLGNGSTIKLGEIQRMSAGTGITHSEYNASQTNLVHLLQIWIIPEKKGIEPGYEQKAINLTNGQWQLIASKDATETVVKIHQDADLFVTKLLANQSISYKVSPNRYVWIQIAKGSVFLNDKLLDQGDGVAISEETDLTFLAKTDSEILLFDLA, from the coding sequence ATGAAAGTCAGAGCTAGCAATGAGCGCGGAAGAACAGAAATAGATTGGCTGGATAGTTATCATAGTTTTTCATTTAACTATTATCATGATCCGCAACATATACATTTTCGCAGTTTAAGAGTAATTAATGAAGACTATGTAAAAGCTGGTGCAGGATTTGCCCCACATTCTCATCAGAATATGGAAATTATTACTTATATTTTATCTGGTGAATTAGCACATAAAGATAGCCTTGGTAATGGTTCTACTATAAAACTGGGAGAAATTCAGCGTATGAGTGCTGGCACAGGAATTACTCATAGTGAATATAATGCTTCTCAAACTAATCTTGTCCATTTGTTACAAATTTGGATAATACCTGAAAAGAAAGGTATTGAGCCTGGTTATGAACAAAAAGCTATTAATCTAACAAATGGACAATGGCAATTAATTGCATCAAAAGATGCTACAGAAACAGTAGTAAAAATACATCAAGATGCTGACCTTTTTGTAACTAAACTATTAGCAAATCAATCCATTAGCTATAAAGTGTCTCCAAATCGTTATGTTTGGATTCAAATTGCAAAAGGAAGCGTTTTTCTTAATGATAAATTATTAGATCAAGGTGATGGAGTTGCTATTAGCGAAGAAACTGACTTAACATTTTTAGCTAAAACAGACTCAGAAATTTTACTTTTTGATTTGGCTTAA